Proteins found in one Alicyclobacillus cycloheptanicus genomic segment:
- the ylqF gene encoding ribosome biogenesis GTPase YlqF, producing the protein MQPIHWFPGHMAKARREMTESLKRVDAVLELVDARLPLASANPMLAEISGTKPRTVVMTRTDLADPAQTERWVRYFREQGLQIVGIDARTGHGVRDVIPALERATTAKRERDAKRGIRPRAVRAMVVGIPNVGKSSLINRLAGRAATKTGDRPGITKQQQWIRLGNVELLDTPGVLWPKLDDEAGAFALAMSGAVKAEVIDLPAVCAYFIVWCSKHYPGVLEARYTLDPLPEMEASAEEAWNVAAPVLEAIAKRRGLMRAGGVHDTERAAELVLRELQTGQLGRLTFEWAPGGVGTEYINL; encoded by the coding sequence GTGCAGCCAATCCATTGGTTTCCCGGACACATGGCAAAGGCGAGGCGGGAAATGACGGAGTCATTGAAGCGAGTGGATGCCGTGCTCGAGCTCGTGGACGCCCGTTTGCCGCTGGCGAGCGCGAACCCGATGCTGGCCGAAATCAGCGGAACGAAACCGCGGACGGTGGTGATGACGCGGACAGACTTAGCCGATCCAGCCCAGACCGAGCGCTGGGTGCGCTACTTTCGTGAACAGGGCCTGCAAATCGTGGGCATCGATGCGCGTACGGGCCACGGCGTGCGTGACGTGATCCCGGCGCTGGAACGTGCCACCACGGCGAAGCGCGAAAGGGATGCGAAACGCGGCATCCGGCCGCGTGCCGTGCGGGCGATGGTGGTCGGGATTCCCAATGTCGGCAAGTCCTCACTGATTAACAGGCTCGCGGGACGGGCGGCGACGAAGACGGGCGACCGGCCGGGCATCACCAAACAACAGCAGTGGATCCGGTTGGGAAACGTGGAACTGCTGGACACCCCGGGCGTTTTGTGGCCCAAACTGGATGACGAGGCGGGGGCGTTTGCGCTCGCGATGAGCGGCGCAGTGAAGGCGGAAGTCATCGACTTGCCGGCCGTCTGCGCGTATTTCATCGTTTGGTGCTCCAAGCATTACCCTGGCGTTCTGGAGGCCCGGTACACCCTGGATCCGTTGCCGGAGATGGAGGCCAGCGCCGAGGAGGCGTGGAACGTCGCAGCGCCTGTGCTCGAAGCCATCGCCAAGCGCCGCGGATTGATGCGGGCTGGCGGGGTCCATGATACCGAACGCGCCGCGGAGTTAGTGCTGCGGGAACTCCAGACTGGACAGCTCGGGCGGCTCACGTTTGAGTGGGCACCCGGTGGAGTGGGCACCGAATACATAAATTTGTGA
- a CDS encoding ribonuclease HII codes for MRKDWHQVCQTLWEFDRRAAQGVAVVAGVDEAGRGCLAGPVVAAAVILGGKPEDWVGINDSKQLTKARRAALCQHITASAVAVAVGVATVAEIDHLNILVASRVAMGRAIAGLPHKVDTALVDGPYAPLFPADEVRAIPVVDGDAKSLSIAAASIVAKVERDAMMAKLAEQYPMYGFERHVGYGTSEHLAALRQYGPTPHHRTTFGPVKALIEAR; via the coding sequence ATGCGAAAAGATTGGCACCAAGTGTGCCAGACACTATGGGAATTTGACCGTCGGGCGGCACAAGGCGTCGCCGTGGTGGCAGGGGTCGACGAGGCTGGCAGGGGCTGTTTAGCCGGCCCGGTGGTTGCAGCCGCTGTGATTTTGGGCGGCAAGCCGGAAGACTGGGTGGGTATCAACGATTCCAAGCAGCTGACGAAGGCGCGCAGGGCGGCACTCTGCCAGCACATCACGGCGTCGGCGGTCGCGGTCGCGGTTGGCGTCGCCACGGTGGCGGAAATCGATCACCTGAATATCCTGGTCGCGTCGCGGGTCGCCATGGGCCGGGCGATTGCCGGTCTGCCGCACAAGGTCGACACGGCGCTCGTCGACGGGCCTTACGCTCCCCTGTTTCCGGCGGATGAGGTGCGTGCCATTCCGGTGGTGGACGGGGACGCGAAAAGCCTGTCGATTGCTGCCGCATCCATTGTCGCCAAGGTCGAACGAGATGCGATGATGGCGAAACTGGCAGAACAGTACCCGATGTACGGGTTTGAACGACACGTGGGCTACGGCACGTCGGAGCACTTGGCAGCGCTTCGTCAGTACGGACCGACACCGCATCACCGCACGACATTTG